A section of the Methanoregula formicica SMSP genome encodes:
- a CDS encoding ATP-binding protein — MSPELPAMRYQESETIELKASLAELDAALIDVCAFLNHRGGSLYFGIRPDGRVVGLTVTDSTLLKISQKIRQRLKPDIIPEIRERVEGGRSIIEVTIGEGTHKPYMVDSIPYIRSGSESVKMPPDVLTRLILERQGYAWDRDICTGATLGDIDPALVKAYLTRARQVRLIDLDPDTPVETALDSLELLKDGTPTNAAILFFGKSPQRFITSAEIRCAKFRGDDVTQPYTNMKVIGGAIVAQIDQTELFIRDNIAKAAWMPQEKFEREESWEYPPDAFREAVINAICHRDYQSAGNVQVSIFANSLEILNPGLLPPTLTIESLKRRHSSKPRNRLIADLLFRIKYIERWGSGTTKMIRVCRDLGAPEPEFHEQDDDFMVTFRRSSVNAILERPELLNDRQKKAMEYLKTHESITTLQYVHVANCHERTARKDLAELVGLNVVVKQGLGKLTRYVIHPGFRHFPIDTGSSH, encoded by the coding sequence ATGAGTCCAGAACTGCCCGCGATGAGATATCAGGAATCAGAGACTATAGAACTGAAGGCCTCCCTTGCTGAACTGGATGCTGCCCTGATCGATGTTTGTGCATTTCTGAACCACCGTGGCGGCAGTCTTTATTTTGGTATTAGACCCGATGGTCGCGTAGTTGGTCTCACTGTCACCGATTCCACACTTCTAAAAATCTCCCAAAAAATTCGACAGAGACTCAAACCCGACATTATACCTGAAATCCGCGAACGAGTTGAAGGGGGGCGGTCTATCATCGAAGTGACCATCGGTGAAGGGACGCATAAGCCCTATATGGTTGATAGCATTCCGTACATCCGAAGCGGTAGTGAGAGCGTGAAGATGCCCCCGGATGTACTCACCCGCCTTATTCTGGAGCGTCAGGGGTACGCATGGGACCGCGATATCTGTACCGGTGCAACCCTGGGTGATATCGATCCGGCCCTAGTGAAGGCCTATCTGACCCGGGCTCGGCAGGTCCGGCTGATCGATTTGGATCCAGATACTCCGGTTGAAACTGCGCTCGACTCCCTCGAACTTCTTAAAGATGGCACTCCGACGAATGCGGCCATCCTCTTTTTTGGTAAAAGTCCACAGAGGTTCATAACTTCTGCAGAGATACGCTGTGCGAAATTCCGTGGTGATGATGTAACCCAGCCATATACAAATATGAAGGTCATCGGAGGTGCGATTGTTGCACAGATTGATCAGACTGAGTTATTCATCCGGGACAATATCGCTAAAGCCGCATGGATGCCGCAGGAGAAGTTCGAACGGGAGGAGTCTTGGGAGTATCCTCCTGATGCATTCCGGGAGGCCGTGATCAATGCGATCTGTCATCGGGACTATCAATCGGCAGGGAACGTTCAGGTCAGCATCTTTGCGAACTCGCTGGAGATTCTGAATCCCGGGCTGCTCCCTCCAACACTCACGATCGAGTCACTGAAGCGCCGGCACAGCTCAAAGCCAAGAAACCGGCTCATCGCGGATCTGCTGTTCCGGATCAAGTATATTGAGCGATGGGGATCTGGCACGACGAAGATGATCCGGGTCTGTCGGGATCTCGGTGCACCGGAACCGGAGTTCCACGAACAGGATGATGATTTCATGGTGACATTCCGGCGCTCATCGGTAAACGCGATTCTTGAGCGGCCTGAGCTGCTGAACGACCGTCAGAAAAAGGCAATGGAGTATTTGAAAACGCACGAGTCAATCACGACATTGCAATATGTCCATGTGGCTAATTGCCATGAACGGACGGCACGTAAGGACCTAGCGGAGCTCGTGGGGCTCAATGTGGTTGTCAAGCAAGGACTGGGAAAACTCACACGGTACGTTATTCATCCAGGCTTCCGCCACTTCCCGATAGACACCGGATCAAGCCATTGA
- a CDS encoding glycosyltransferase family 39 protein: MSSNTKDLSKKNRVKKEEGPEGVPQRGGTVGMRFFSGLSQDTIICIILFLTGLFIITALSSPGLYLNDEWIPVNQVHQLDIGHQITFNEGKYGVYKNGTPAPYFAELNNLLKYSVALPLISLPSMKLIHFWGDNFRLALVAAWACIPFLIAFLVSHRFPEYASLRSIRITILGAVAGILLFMLNLFVYSPFVYSTPDAPVEVAAVCFTNHVLFAFLLTITYLIGRRIFDGRLQALFVTLTVAACSSYFFWGTTGKDHIASAVVFAIVLYFFIRYLQSYRYRDAACGFLFIGVLVWLRPEAGFSVFLCTGIFFIAVILFRVQQSKVSVKHACSQISAILFTGLGAIPFFINNLLITGNPLMPVLLYHDKTISGSTIIKTMEVPSTIISSQVVTSNTIVTTNPLVVVGDLITTVGQYIFTINLNPEDILGILFFPATGSSGVFLVCPVALIALVMAPVLFFWKREDGTSISGNNTRITVFLLVAIFAIFLAYFRIFHDMNTNWASGSPDIRYFSLMYLPLVLVSMILLKKTALLAHPKKLIVNTAGLSIILVPLIIVTSILVFSVFSTFTFNYYKLFHILVSGEIILSIVIVTYYHSLGRKADWISDLPLPLLLITVFAWQVLLVFLMSPVIKFNGYSFWIPGTDVLYHFFISSSISV, translated from the coding sequence GTGAGCTCCAATACGAAGGATTTGAGTAAGAAAAATAGAGTGAAGAAGGAAGAAGGCCCAGAAGGCGTCCCCCAAAGGGGAGGAACGGTGGGAATGAGGTTCTTCTCTGGTTTAAGTCAGGATACCATAATCTGTATTATCCTCTTCTTGACGGGATTATTCATCATCACGGCTCTCTCTTCTCCGGGTCTGTACCTGAACGATGAATGGATTCCGGTGAACCAGGTTCACCAGTTGGACATCGGACACCAGATCACGTTCAATGAAGGAAAATATGGCGTCTATAAGAACGGCACTCCTGCACCGTATTTTGCGGAACTCAACAACCTCCTGAAATACTCGGTTGCACTGCCACTTATTTCCCTGCCGTCAATGAAACTGATCCATTTTTGGGGAGATAATTTCCGCCTTGCCCTGGTTGCCGCCTGGGCCTGTATACCATTCTTGATCGCTTTTTTAGTTTCCCATCGCTTTCCTGAATATGCATCACTAAGATCAATCCGGATCACTATCCTGGGAGCTGTTGCAGGCATCCTGTTATTCATGCTGAACCTGTTCGTTTATTCCCCCTTTGTCTATTCAACTCCCGATGCTCCGGTAGAAGTGGCCGCGGTTTGCTTCACCAACCATGTCTTATTTGCATTTCTCCTTACCATAACCTACCTTATCGGGCGCCGTATTTTCGATGGACGTCTTCAGGCACTCTTTGTAACGCTCACTGTGGCGGCATGTTCATCCTATTTTTTTTGGGGAACAACCGGTAAGGACCATATTGCATCTGCCGTTGTGTTTGCTATTGTTCTTTACTTTTTTATCCGTTATTTACAATCATACAGGTACCGGGATGCTGCCTGCGGCTTCCTGTTCATTGGCGTTCTTGTCTGGTTACGGCCCGAAGCAGGTTTTTCCGTCTTCTTGTGCACCGGCATTTTCTTTATCGCTGTGATCCTATTCCGGGTTCAGCAATCAAAGGTGTCAGTAAAACATGCATGCAGCCAAATAAGCGCAATCCTTTTTACGGGACTTGGTGCCATCCCGTTTTTTATTAATAACCTGCTGATAACCGGAAATCCCCTTATGCCAGTTCTGCTGTATCATGACAAGACGATATCCGGAAGTACCATTATAAAAACGATGGAAGTTCCCTCTACTATAATCAGCAGCCAAGTTGTAACGAGTAATACCATCGTAACCACAAATCCCTTGGTCGTAGTCGGAGATCTCATCACTACGGTTGGTCAGTACATCTTCACTATAAATCTAAATCCTGAAGACATCCTGGGAATCCTGTTCTTCCCCGCAACCGGAAGTAGCGGTGTTTTTCTGGTTTGTCCGGTGGCGCTTATCGCTCTGGTTATGGCCCCCGTTCTGTTTTTCTGGAAGAGAGAGGATGGAACTTCGATTTCCGGTAACAATACCAGGATCACTGTGTTCCTTCTTGTTGCAATATTCGCAATCTTCCTTGCGTATTTCCGCATTTTCCATGATATGAATACAAACTGGGCAAGTGGATCACCGGATATACGATATTTTTCTCTTATGTACCTGCCCCTGGTTCTTGTAAGTATGATCCTGCTTAAAAAAACCGCTCTGCTTGCTCATCCAAAAAAACTGATAGTCAATACAGCGGGCCTCAGTATTATCCTCGTCCCTCTGATCATAGTTACATCAATCCTTGTCTTTTCAGTTTTCAGCACATTTACCTTCAACTATTATAAGTTATTTCACATTCTTGTATCAGGAGAGATCATTCTCTCCATCGTTATCGTAACATACTATCATAGTCTGGGACGAAAAGCTGACTGGATATCTGATCTCCCGCTTCCTCTGCTGCTGATAACGGTTTTTGCATGGCAGGTACTGCTGGTGTTTCTTATGTCACCAGTGATTAAATTTAACGGGTATTCTTTCTGGATTCCGGGAACAGATGTCCTGTACCATTTCTTTATCTCTTCATCCATCTCCGTGTGA
- a CDS encoding DUF2150 family protein, with protein MAKKATKKVEEEPLKLFYIFYNQERWDNWLKTLSEASFDDDGKSDEMPEGFRILDGFSVDITIEVLKIIKLYQNKRFTRDEALDKLAAVEAIVMCTPPEGNLGELVQILQLPKLVLFAGTRKYLSGEFDKDIKTLVKKGKDQIDKDMELALETASNIAAAVIDGAACCGKYVKDDLENPTLFDEWLIECERINESMTSLKNFDESTGEDD; from the coding sequence ATGGCGAAGAAGGCGACAAAAAAAGTTGAAGAAGAGCCGCTCAAGTTGTTTTACATCTTTTACAACCAGGAGCGGTGGGACAACTGGCTGAAGACATTGTCGGAGGCAAGTTTTGATGATGACGGTAAAAGCGACGAGATGCCCGAGGGTTTCCGGATCCTTGACGGGTTCTCGGTCGACATCACCATCGAGGTCTTGAAGATCATCAAGCTCTACCAGAACAAGCGGTTCACCCGTGACGAGGCCCTGGATAAGCTTGCGGCTGTTGAAGCGATCGTTATGTGCACTCCTCCCGAGGGCAATCTTGGCGAACTGGTCCAGATCCTCCAGCTTCCCAAGTTAGTGCTCTTTGCCGGCACCCGGAAATACCTCTCTGGCGAGTTCGACAAGGACATCAAGACGCTCGTGAAGAAGGGGAAGGACCAGATCGACAAGGACATGGAACTTGCCCTTGAGACCGCATCCAACATCGCGGCCGCAGTCATCGACGGCGCCGCCTGCTGCGGGAAGTACGTCAAGGACGATCTTGAGAACCCGACCCTCTTCGACGAGTGGCTTATCGAGTGCGAGCGGATCAACGAGTCAATGACATCGCTGAAGAACTTCGATGAGTCCACCGGGGAAGACGATTGA
- a CDS encoding DUF5814 domain-containing protein, whose translation MIADRARFRHAKKLERLAGYRLPELAFSGTMLETLCSRLNYDALDYGVREQILAFFNDFLRCTCKDSPLCGCPEKKFAEKVIELRENGLDHKQIASYLQDEYGIEVFPTDILSFLEDSVHVLEAISDVSRLQGRNALAEKTAEHIRLIER comes from the coding sequence TTGATCGCTGACCGGGCACGGTTCCGCCACGCAAAGAAACTCGAACGGCTCGCGGGGTATCGCCTCCCCGAGCTTGCTTTTTCGGGAACCATGCTCGAGACCCTCTGCTCCCGGCTCAATTACGATGCCCTGGACTATGGCGTCCGGGAACAGATCCTCGCTTTCTTCAACGACTTCCTCCGCTGTACGTGCAAGGACTCGCCGCTCTGCGGCTGCCCGGAGAAGAAATTCGCGGAGAAAGTCATCGAGCTCCGCGAGAACGGGCTCGACCACAAGCAGATTGCATCCTACCTGCAGGACGAGTACGGTATCGAGGTCTTCCCTACGGATATCCTTTCATTTTTGGAGGACTCGGTCCACGTACTCGAAGCAATCTCCGATGTCTCACGGTTGCAGGGACGGAATGCGCTCGCGGAGAAGACCGCGGAACACATCCGGCTGATTGAGCGATAA
- a CDS encoding zinc ribbon domain-containing protein: MQDPAPPGKDQFACPACSSPVKPGDKFCEACGAKIPALFTCTKCGTQFVHFKEQCELCGGPLVLGDGSGSGTPAQLAQEVKTVTVKRAVAEPSPDDAAEESVYDSPEEAGDAEVIPIKKKVSHRYAEPEEEPEQAEEPESEEVPDLDEEEEPEEEYDDTPAEVTRPARKKARKRSSQEIIEPDTDELLELYGKEYDPDATLESHRRSPGVSRKQRETKRSTTAPTSPAERSGAKVDDALLLSPDRPQEKKAQKPRAGRSGLLVAGLAAAVIVAAVIFIALPSLTSGDNAGSQSSVTIIEDTPSLTRTPTATPTPYRAGALVPQPTQTIPSGQKLYFQVQKSPITAKILVTFAGSAGHGSIKSADVKVTHPDGSVATGMILPLKGITEIILDGSKGTDRVEIIALMSDGTMYRVYDDLASMMD, from the coding sequence ATGCAGGATCCGGCTCCCCCAGGAAAGGACCAGTTCGCCTGTCCCGCGTGCAGTAGTCCTGTGAAACCCGGCGATAAATTCTGCGAGGCCTGCGGTGCGAAAATACCGGCGCTCTTCACCTGCACGAAATGCGGTACCCAGTTCGTTCACTTCAAGGAACAGTGCGAACTCTGCGGGGGGCCGCTGGTGCTGGGGGACGGATCAGGGTCGGGCACACCGGCACAACTGGCGCAGGAAGTGAAGACCGTTACGGTGAAACGGGCGGTAGCGGAACCTTCCCCGGATGATGCAGCGGAGGAGTCTGTGTATGATTCCCCGGAAGAGGCCGGGGACGCAGAGGTCATCCCAATAAAAAAGAAGGTTTCTCACCGGTACGCAGAACCGGAAGAAGAACCAGAACAGGCTGAGGAGCCGGAATCGGAAGAAGTGCCGGACCTGGATGAAGAAGAGGAACCGGAAGAAGAGTATGACGACACTCCCGCGGAGGTGACACGCCCGGCACGGAAGAAGGCACGGAAACGGTCTTCGCAGGAGATCATAGAGCCGGACACCGATGAACTGCTGGAGCTGTACGGGAAGGAATACGATCCGGACGCGACGCTGGAATCGCATCGCAGGTCCCCGGGCGTGTCACGGAAACAGCGGGAGACAAAGAGATCGACCACGGCTCCAACGTCTCCTGCGGAGCGATCCGGTGCAAAGGTCGACGATGCCCTGCTCCTCTCCCCGGACCGGCCGCAGGAGAAAAAGGCACAAAAGCCGCGGGCAGGTAGATCCGGGCTGCTGGTGGCCGGGCTGGCGGCAGCAGTCATCGTTGCAGCGGTCATCTTCATTGCGCTCCCCTCCCTCACCTCCGGGGATAATGCGGGTTCCCAGAGCAGCGTGACCATCATCGAAGATACTCCGTCCCTTACCCGTACGCCCACGGCAACGCCTACTCCCTACCGGGCCGGCGCACTCGTGCCCCAGCCGACACAGACTATCCCCTCCGGCCAGAAACTCTACTTCCAGGTCCAGAAGAGCCCGATCACCGCAAAGATCCTGGTGACCTTTGCCGGCAGCGCCGGGCACGGGAGCATCAAAAGCGCGGACGTGAAGGTCACCCATCCTGACGGATCGGTGGCAACAGGCATGATTTTGCCGCTCAAGGGCATCACCGAGATCATTCTTGATGGATCGAAAGGCACAGACCGCGTGGAGATCATCGCGCTGATGTCAGACGGCACGATGTACCGGGTTTATGACGATCTGGCTTCAATGATGGACTGA
- the thiI gene encoding tRNA uracil 4-sulfurtransferase ThiI, whose amino-acid sequence MPKARDHPAQETLVMARYGELFLKSEPVKRHFIGMLLRNIRKTVGAAGIECRYETPRGRILIYGGEPEKVAGIVSRVFGIIDVSTCHRTSADLEDLKEAALSRAKKHLSAGMSFAVRAKRQYKTGLTSQELGTEIGSFIYDNIPGLSVDLDDPDYEVFVEVRDFGGLVYDKRIAGPGGLPWGTQGRVLVLLSAGIDSPVASWLSMKRGCEITHLYLDAGRWAGTDVTAAAIENHRRLSLWCSGNPVPLVIADSEPLFDAMSRQKVQPRYRCVICKRFMLRAAARLMAHEGALAVVTGENLGQVASQTLANLGVVAEAATVPVLRPLITYDKEETIIVARRIGTFDAKPGDLACRAVPKMPATSAVLEEVKEIEQRMEIEDLAAAACDGLRFVTALDGTITEDSAAPRE is encoded by the coding sequence ATGCCAAAAGCCCGCGATCACCCGGCACAGGAGACCCTCGTCATGGCACGGTACGGGGAACTCTTCTTGAAGAGCGAACCGGTGAAACGCCATTTCATCGGCATGCTGCTGCGCAATATCAGGAAAACCGTTGGCGCCGCCGGCATCGAGTGCCGGTACGAGACACCCCGGGGACGGATCCTGATCTATGGTGGCGAGCCGGAGAAGGTCGCGGGAATCGTGTCGCGGGTCTTTGGGATCATCGATGTGAGCACCTGCCACCGCACATCAGCGGATCTTGAGGATCTGAAGGAGGCTGCACTTTCGCGGGCAAAAAAGCATCTCTCAGCGGGTATGAGTTTTGCCGTCCGTGCAAAGCGCCAGTACAAGACCGGCCTCACGAGCCAGGAACTTGGCACGGAGATCGGGTCGTTCATCTACGACAACATTCCCGGCCTCTCTGTTGACCTTGATGATCCGGACTACGAAGTCTTTGTTGAAGTCCGGGACTTCGGCGGGCTCGTGTATGACAAGCGCATTGCCGGGCCGGGCGGCCTCCCGTGGGGTACGCAGGGGCGGGTGCTCGTCCTCCTCTCTGCAGGGATCGACTCCCCCGTTGCATCCTGGCTCTCGATGAAACGCGGCTGCGAGATCACGCATCTCTATCTCGATGCCGGGCGTTGGGCGGGAACCGATGTGACGGCCGCAGCGATCGAGAACCACCGCAGGCTCTCGCTCTGGTGTTCCGGCAACCCGGTGCCCCTTGTGATCGCAGACAGCGAACCGCTCTTCGATGCCATGAGCCGGCAAAAAGTCCAGCCGCGGTACCGGTGCGTGATCTGCAAGCGGTTCATGCTGCGGGCGGCTGCCCGGCTGATGGCCCATGAAGGCGCCCTCGCGGTGGTTACGGGCGAGAACCTCGGGCAGGTCGCGTCCCAGACGCTTGCGAATCTTGGTGTTGTCGCGGAGGCGGCAACTGTCCCCGTACTCCGGCCGCTCATCACGTACGACAAGGAGGAGACCATCATTGTTGCCCGGAGGATCGGTACGTTCGATGCAAAGCCGGGCGACCTTGCCTGCCGTGCCGTGCCGAAGATGCCGGCAACGAGCGCCGTGCTTGAGGAAGTGAAGGAGATCGAGCAGCGGATGGAGATCGAAGACCTTGCTGCTGCGGCCTGCGACGGCCTCCGGTTCGTGACAGCACTGGACGGAACGATCACGGAAGACTCTGCCGCACCGCGGGAGTGA